The Armatimonadota bacterium region ATGCCCTCGTCATCCCCTTCCGCAGCACCGACGGCCCCTCCGATTATCCCCTCGCCCTGCTGGAGGCGATGAGCGCGGGCACGGCGGTGGTGGCGACGCGCGTGGGCGCGGTGCCGGAGCTGGTCGAGCACGGCGTCAACGGCTGGCTTGCCGCGCCGGATGACCCGCAGAGCCTGGCCGAGGGGATCATCACCGCCTGGCAGCACCGCGCCGCCCGCGAGCAGATGGGCGCCGTCGCGCGCGCGGCGGTGGTCGAGCGTTTCAGCCTCGCCGCCGTCGCCGAGCAGACCGAGCGCCTGTTTCTGGAGATACTCAAACGCCCCGCCCCCGAGAGTCCGGCGACTCAGAGCGATCGCGCGGTGCGCGAGACCGCGGTCTTCTATGACCGGGAGGCGGCGCATTACGACGGCATGCGCTGGCAGAGCCCGGTGGGGCGCTACATCGCCCGGGCGCAGCAGGAGGTCGTCTTCGATGGTTGCGATTTCGGCGGCAAGCGGGTGATCGAGCTGGGCCCCGGCAGCGGGCGCTTCACCGCCGAACTGGCCCGGCGCGGCGCTCGCGTGACCGCGGTGGATATTTCGGCGGAGATGCTGAAGACCACCGCCCAGCGGCTGACGGCGATGGGTCTGCGCGACGGCGTGCGGCTGGTCGGCGCCAGCGCCGCCGCGCTGCCGTTTGCCGACGGCGAGTTCGAGGCGGGGCTGTCGGTCAATATGTTCAGCCACCTGGAGCCGTTCGCGCAAGCGGTGCAAGAGATCGGCCGCGTGCTCGCGCCGGGCGGTGTGCTGGTAGCCAATTTCCCGAATCTACTAAGCGGCGCGCTGCCCGTCGGGGCCGTGGTGAACCTGACGGGGCGCGGGGTCTTTCGCAAGGTCTATACGCACTGGTACTCGTGGGGTGAAATCGCGCGCGCGTACGGCGCCGCGGGGTTACGCGTGGAACGCGTGATCGGTCATTTCTACCTGCCACGAAGGGTGAAGACGGGCGCGGCGGTGCCGGTGTTGCGTCTCCTCGATGGGGCGATGCGCCATTCCTGGCTGCGGCGCTTCGCACCGGTGGTATTCGTCGTCGCGCGGAAGATGTGAGGTCGAGATGAACAGGTCAATGGCAAGCTTGGCCGTCATCTGTGCCGCGGTGATGCTCGCGCAAACGGCAATGATGTTTGCCGCCGGCGATTCCGAGATTCGTCGCTGCGAGCAGTGCAATGCGGCAATCGTGGACCAGCTCGAGGTCGTGGTCACCGATTTCGCGGCGCAGAAGGACCACTCATACTGCAACTGCGCCTGCGCGATCTCGGCGATGATGGACAAGTTCCCGACCTCGCGCGCCATCGCTCATGACCCCTTCGCGGGCAAGGAGGTGAGGGTGATCCGCACCGGCGCCAAGTGGATCGCGTGGCCGCAGTCCGCCGTTTTCCTATATCTGCTCAAGCCCGATCCCCAAGCCGGCGCGGACGCGGACGCCGCGCCGGGGCCGCGGGTTGCGGAAACCTGCCTGGCCTTTCCCCGCCAGGTCGAGTACATCCAGTACCTGGCGACCCATCCCGAGGTGTCCGCGCGCTGCCCCCGCCCTCTGCGGTTGGCGGAGCTGCTGAAGAAGCTCAAGGAGCCGGGCGGGGCAGAAGCGGGACCGACCTGACGCGGGTATGACCTTTTTCCGTGGGGATTGTCGCACCCCCCAATGTGGCACGGGCACCCTCGCCTGTGATTGGGCGCACGCCGTGCGCCCCTAACGGTTTAGGCAAGGCATGCCAGTGGCCCCTGGTCTGCGCAGCGCTTCGCAAGAAGGAAGGCGGGCTCCCCCGGCGGTCACGCTTTCGCATGAACACCGGAAGACCCCGCCGTATCTGCGCGATGATGGCAGGCGCTGTTCGGTTGGGCCTATTCTACTGGCCCCGGGCCAGGTGTCAATACCATCTTCAATCGCTGGTGGGCCCCGGTAGCACGCTACGTGGGAGGAAGCCCGTGGCACTCCGTGCCGTCCAGCCCGCTCGTCCTTCAGATGCGACCTCCCAAGTGACGCCGACAGAACGCGACCAACGCCTCGCATGCCTCTTCAGTATGCAGGGGGAAGCCGTGCGTGTCGTCGGTGAAGATGGTGACTTCACAGATGCCCCCATGCTGCGTGAGCGCCCCCTGGATTCGTCTCACCTCCTCCTCGGTGGCCATGTTCTCTTGCCCTGCGTGGGTGATGAGGAGAGGGGCGCGCACCTGGTCCATCATCAGCAGCGGCGACTGGCGAGCCAGCCGCTCCTCTGGGATCTCGTCCCCGAACTTGGCCCCGAAGGCGCCCGGTTGCCGCCTTGGATTGAGGACTCCATAGAGCGAGACGCCGCACGCGAAGGTGTCTGGATGTCGGGCGAGCGACATCAGCGTGAGGTAGCCGCCAAAGCTATAGCCGGCCACGGCCACTGAACGCTGCTTCGCCAGGCCGCGGCTTACAAGGTAGCGCGCCCCGGCGGCAACGTCGTCCACATCCACAATCCCGCGTTGTTCGGGCGGGACCGACTGCCACTCCTCACCATGACCTGACGAGCCTCGGTAGTCCGGCGCCAGCACCACGAAGCCCGCCTGCAGCATAACCTCCAAGTACCTACGAAGGTGCGGCAGTGTAATAAGGTCACGCCACACCGTCGCCCCGGGGCCTCCATGTACCCAGACGATGGCGCGGCCGGACAACGGCACCGGTGGTACCAGCAGCAGCGCTGGGACCTCCACTGCATCGCTGCTGGGGTAGCTCACCTCCGCCGGTTCGCACGGTAAGGGCTTCACCGCAGGGAAGAACGTGATCTGTCGGAACGGCATGCGTACGTTTCCCACCCACGCGTTGCCCTGCTCGTCCATCGCGGCCAGCACGTCGGCCTTCGCCGCCCACACAGGTGAAGTAGAGAACCCGGCCATGACGCGACCGCCCCCGAGTGCCGCTTCGCAAAGCGTCTCTCCCTCCGGCGACACGAGCACCACGTGCTGCCGGTCGCGCACGAACGAGATGCAGGCGCCGGAGGGAGACCACGAACACCTGGTGAGCTCGTGCACGCGCGGCGTGGCGGGCGTCACGTGCCCAGTGGCCACCTCGACCATCGCGGCAACTTCCATGTAGTCGCCGCAGAACTGCGTCACGACCAGGCGGGAGCCATCGGGACAAAAGCAGCCGTGGTGGAGGTCGTACGAGCCCTCCGCCAGGAGCGGCCGCGCAGCGCCCGTTGGGAGGTCGAGCAGCCAGAGGCGCTCTTCGCCGCCGTGCAGAAAGGCGACTGTCGTGCCGTCCGGAGCGACGATAGGCCGCATGCTGCCCAGCTCGCCGGAGGTCCACTGGCGGACCTCACCGGCAAGGTCGACCGTGAACACCTGCGGCTTCTCGGTACCCGTCGGAGGAGTATAGGCCGAGAAGGCCAGCCGATCCCCACCCGGGGACCAACTCGGGATGAAGGCGACCCGACTCAGGTTTGGCGTAAGGTCACGCACGTCACCTGAAAGCGGGTCGGCCACGTGAATGTGGGAGGTCGGGGCATCTCTGCTGGACGCATAGAAGGCCAGCAGTGACCCCTCAGGCGACCAGCTCAGGCCCCCCGGCCGACCGCAGGAGAGCACAATCTCGCGAATAACCTGACCGGTGCTGACGTCGAAGATGCCAAGGCAGGGCTGGGGACCCCGCATATACAGCAGGGCCACCTGCGCGCCGTCGGGCGAAAGGGCCAGGCCCTGCGGGTCGACTGGCTGCGCGAACACCTCTAGCCACGGCGAGCGACTTGTCGTCATGCTGCTCCCTTCTTGGGCCGGCGCGGCCGAGGGCCCCCTATCAGCTATGGACACCGCCGATGCGCGGATGGTTCACTCGTGAGTCGCGATGGCAGCGAACACAGCACCTGGGTCGGTCTCTGCTCGCCCCCCGAGAAACCACATCCCAGGGGTTCAATGGCTTATCCTGTGAACCCGCTGCAGGTCTGCCGGCGAGTGGTTCAGAACGTAGGGAGAAATCGTCTCTCTCATCTCGGCTGTCGAAAGCCCTGACGGCCCAGCATAGTCTCCCACATTTGGATCATCTCTTCGTAGCGGGCGACGGCGGTCCGCCGCCGATCGCCGAGATGGGCGGATAGATGGCTAACCCTTCTTCGGAGGCCGCCATCGCATTGGCGAAGGGGGAAGCGAGGAATCTGCTATGCGGAGGCGAGGTTCTTCACGGAGTTTATCCTGAGCCGACCGAGATCCTTCGCTATCGCTCAGGATGACGTAAGCGAAGGGTTCGGAATAATGCGGGTCAGTCCTCCACGAACCGCTCGGGCGCGAAGAAGGAGCTGTAGTTGGGGTTTTCCTTGGTGATCCAGACGTCGTGGGGGTGGCTCTCGCGCCAGCCGGCGGAGGTGATGCGCACGAAGTGGGCGTGGTCGCGCAGCTCGCCCAGGGTCGCGGCGCCGCAGTAGCCCATGCCCGAGCGCAGCCCGCCTATGAGCTGGTGCACGGTCGCCGTGAGCGGCCCGCGATGGGGTACGCGCCCTTCCACCCCTTCGGGCACGAGCGCGCTCTCGTCCACCTGGAAGTAGCGGTCGCTGGAGCCCGCCTTCATGGCGCCGATGGAGCCCATGGCGCGGTAAACCTTGAAGCTGCGCCCGCGGTAGACTTCGATGTCGCCGGGGCTCTCGTCGGTGCCCGCGAATAGGCTCCCGATCATGACCGTAGAGGCGCCCGCGGCCAGCGCCTTGACGATGTCGCCGCTGTAGCGCACGCCGCCGTCGGCGACCACCGGGATGGCGCTGGGGCGCGCCGCGCGGGCGCAGTCCATGATC contains the following coding sequences:
- a CDS encoding glycosyltransferase translates to MNILLIAPRMAIGKEGVLVGGSTVSMMNVARGLAARGHRVHVMAGYSREDDMAAGCLAMPEGVEHLALRVRAPRCSALYGIEFLARVRRNARALHGAQFDIVNGHSGFAQYGAVSAAAGAALGLRAVHTLYCPLRPSRSAFLWGRATRGLCAIIAISDNVAASLREHGITETPLSVIPPPVDTDAFSPQRDGRGVRENLGFAPDQPLLLFVGSVARAKGLDVLIEALGRVARELPAVRLVVTLEFDRTGRDDTQARITRLIEELGVGDRIIQLGFIANMPELMAAADALVIPFRSTDGPSDYPLALLEAMSAGTAVVATRVGAVPELVEHGVNGWLAAPDDPQSLAEGIITAWQHRAAREQMGAVARAAVVERFSLAAVAEQTERLFLEILKRPAPESPATQSDRAVRETAVFYDREAAHYDGMRWQSPVGRYIARAQQEVVFDGCDFGGKRVIELGPGSGRFTAELARRGARVTAVDISAEMLKTTAQRLTAMGLRDGVRLVGASAAALPFADGEFEAGLSVNMFSHLEPFAQAVQEIGRVLAPGGVLVANFPNLLSGALPVGAVVNLTGRGVFRKVYTHWYSWGEIARAYGAAGLRVERVIGHFYLPRRVKTGAAVPVLRLLDGAMRHSWLRRFAPVVFVVARKM
- a CDS encoding alpha/beta fold hydrolase, yielding MFTVDLAGEVRQWTSGELGSMRPIVAPDGTTVAFLHGGEERLWLLDLPTGAARPLLAEGSYDLHHGCFCPDGSRLVVTQFCGDYMEVAAMVEVATGHVTPATPRVHELTRCSWSPSGACISFVRDRQHVVLVSPEGETLCEAALGGGRVMAGFSTSPVWAAKADVLAAMDEQGNAWVGNVRMPFRQITFFPAVKPLPCEPAEVSYPSSDAVEVPALLLVPPVPLSGRAIVWVHGGPGATVWRDLITLPHLRRYLEVMLQAGFVVLAPDYRGSSGHGEEWQSVPPEQRGIVDVDDVAAGARYLVSRGLAKQRSVAVAGYSFGGYLTLMSLARHPDTFACGVSLYGVLNPRRQPGAFGAKFGDEIPEERLARQSPLLMMDQVRAPLLITHAGQENMATEEEVRRIQGALTQHGGICEVTIFTDDTHGFPLHTEEACEALVAFCRRHLGGRI